Proteins co-encoded in one Apteryx mantelli isolate bAptMan1 chromosome 4, bAptMan1.hap1, whole genome shotgun sequence genomic window:
- the EIF2B2 gene encoding translation initiation factor eIF2B subunit beta isoform X5, whose product MPGAAERGSELSEQIEAFVARLRGGGERPRSEDTARQTMALLQKIIEHGRWGRAGELMDLIRTEGQRMTAAQPSETTVGNMVRRVLKIIREEYGRLHGRSEESDQQESLHKLLTSGGLSEDFSTPYPLLRANVIEAINELLIELEGTTDNIAMQALEHIHSNEVIMTIGYSRTVEAFLKEAARKRKFQVIVAECAPFCQGHEMAVRLSKENIETTVMSDAAIFAVMSRVNKVIIGTKTILANGALIAVSGTHTLALAAKHHSTPLIVCAPMFKLSPQDLFSLG is encoded by the exons ATGCCGGGCGCCGCCGAGCGCGGCTCGGAGCTGTCGGAGCAGATCGAGGCCTTCGTGgcgcggctgcggggcggcggggagcggccgcgCTCCGAGGACACGGCGCGGCAGACGATGGCGCTGCTGCAGAAGATCATCGAGCACGggcggtggggccgggccg GGGAGCTCATGGATCTGATCCGGACAGAGGGCCAGCGGATGACAGCAGCCCAGCCATCTGAGACTACTGTGGGCAACATGGTGCGGCGAGTGCTGAAGATCATTCGGGAGGAGTATGGCAG GCTTCACGGGCGCAGTGAAGAAAGTGACCAGCAAGAATCACTGCACAAACTTCTGACTTCTGGAGGACTGAGCGAAGATTTCAGCACCCCTTATCCTCTCCTTAGAGCTAATGTTATCGAAGCTATTAACGAGCTGCTAATAGAGCTAG AGGGCACCACTGATAACATTGCCATGCAGGCACTGGAGCACATCCACTCCAATGAAGTGATCATGACCATTGGCTACTCGCGCACCGTTGAGGCCTTCCTGAAGGAAGCTGCCCGCAAGCGGAAGTTCCAGGTCATCGTGGCAGAGTGTGCACCTTTCTGCCAG GGTCATGAAATGGCTGTCCGACTATCTAAAGAGAACATTGAAACTACCGTCATGAGTGATGCAGCTATTTTTGCTGTCATGTCTCGAGTCAACAAG GTGATCATTGGTACAAAGACAATCCTGGCCAACGGTGCACTGATTGCTGTGAGTGGGACTCACACTCTGGCACTGGCAGCTAAACACCACTCCACTCCACTCATTGTGTGTGCCCCTATGTTCAAGCTTTCACCACAG GATCTGTTTTCACTAGGATAA
- the EIF2B2 gene encoding translation initiation factor eIF2B subunit beta isoform X2 — translation MPGAAERGSELSEQIEAFVARLRGGGERPRSEDTARQTMALLQKIIEHGRWGRAGELMDLIRTEGQRMTAAQPSETTVGNMVRRVLKIIREEYGRLHGRSEESDQQESLHKLLTSGGLSEDFSTPYPLLRANVIEAINELLIELEGTTDNIAMQALEHIHSNEVIMTIGYSRTVEAFLKEAARKRKFQVIVAECAPFCQGHEMAVRLSKENIETTVMSDAAIFAVMSRVNKVIIGTKTILANGALIAVSGTHTLALAAKHHSTPLIVCAPMFKLSPQFPNEEDSFHKFVSPQEVLPFTEGEILAKINVHCPVFDYVPPELITLFISNIGGNAPSYIYRLMSELYHPDDYEL, via the exons ATGCCGGGCGCCGCCGAGCGCGGCTCGGAGCTGTCGGAGCAGATCGAGGCCTTCGTGgcgcggctgcggggcggcggggagcggccgcgCTCCGAGGACACGGCGCGGCAGACGATGGCGCTGCTGCAGAAGATCATCGAGCACGggcggtggggccgggccg GGGAGCTCATGGATCTGATCCGGACAGAGGGCCAGCGGATGACAGCAGCCCAGCCATCTGAGACTACTGTGGGCAACATGGTGCGGCGAGTGCTGAAGATCATTCGGGAGGAGTATGGCAG GCTTCACGGGCGCAGTGAAGAAAGTGACCAGCAAGAATCACTGCACAAACTTCTGACTTCTGGAGGACTGAGCGAAGATTTCAGCACCCCTTATCCTCTCCTTAGAGCTAATGTTATCGAAGCTATTAACGAGCTGCTAATAGAGCTAG AGGGCACCACTGATAACATTGCCATGCAGGCACTGGAGCACATCCACTCCAATGAAGTGATCATGACCATTGGCTACTCGCGCACCGTTGAGGCCTTCCTGAAGGAAGCTGCCCGCAAGCGGAAGTTCCAGGTCATCGTGGCAGAGTGTGCACCTTTCTGCCAG GGTCATGAAATGGCTGTCCGACTATCTAAAGAGAACATTGAAACTACCGTCATGAGTGATGCAGCTATTTTTGCTGTCATGTCTCGAGTCAACAAG GTGATCATTGGTACAAAGACAATCCTGGCCAACGGTGCACTGATTGCTGTGAGTGGGACTCACACTCTGGCACTGGCAGCTAAACACCACTCCACTCCACTCATTGTGTGTGCCCCTATGTTCAAGCTTTCACCACAG TTCCCTAATGAAGAAGATTCATTCCACAAGTTTGTGTCACCTCAAGAAGTGCTGCCATTCACAGAAG GGGAGATCCTGGCAAAGATCAATGTTCACTGCCCAGTGTTTGACTACGTCCCTCCAGAACTCATTACTCTCTTCATTTCTAACATTGGGGGTAATGCGCCCTCCTATATCTACCGCCTCATGAGTGAGCTCTACCATCCAGATGACTATGAACTCTGA
- the EIF2B2 gene encoding translation initiation factor eIF2B subunit beta isoform X3, translating into MGRVGSGSGELMDLIRTEGQRMTAAQPSETTVGNMVRRVLKIIREEYGRLHGRSEESDQQESLHKLLTSGGLSEDFSTPYPLLRANVIEAINELLIELEGTTDNIAMQALEHIHSNEVIMTIGYSRTVEAFLKEAARKRKFQVIVAECAPFCQGHEMAVRLSKENIETTVMSDAAIFAVMSRVNKVIIGTKTILANGALIAVSGTHTLALAAKHHSTPLIVCAPMFKLSPQDNKMVPVFLTLLYSRLIQFPNEEDSFHKFVSPQEVLPFTEGEILAKINVHCPVFDYVPPELITLFISNIGGNAPSYIYRLMSELYHPDDYEL; encoded by the exons ATGGGAAGGGTCGGAAGCGGAAGCG GGGAGCTCATGGATCTGATCCGGACAGAGGGCCAGCGGATGACAGCAGCCCAGCCATCTGAGACTACTGTGGGCAACATGGTGCGGCGAGTGCTGAAGATCATTCGGGAGGAGTATGGCAG GCTTCACGGGCGCAGTGAAGAAAGTGACCAGCAAGAATCACTGCACAAACTTCTGACTTCTGGAGGACTGAGCGAAGATTTCAGCACCCCTTATCCTCTCCTTAGAGCTAATGTTATCGAAGCTATTAACGAGCTGCTAATAGAGCTAG AGGGCACCACTGATAACATTGCCATGCAGGCACTGGAGCACATCCACTCCAATGAAGTGATCATGACCATTGGCTACTCGCGCACCGTTGAGGCCTTCCTGAAGGAAGCTGCCCGCAAGCGGAAGTTCCAGGTCATCGTGGCAGAGTGTGCACCTTTCTGCCAG GGTCATGAAATGGCTGTCCGACTATCTAAAGAGAACATTGAAACTACCGTCATGAGTGATGCAGCTATTTTTGCTGTCATGTCTCGAGTCAACAAG GTGATCATTGGTACAAAGACAATCCTGGCCAACGGTGCACTGATTGCTGTGAGTGGGACTCACACTCTGGCACTGGCAGCTAAACACCACTCCACTCCACTCATTGTGTGTGCCCCTATGTTCAAGCTTTCACCACAG GATAACAAGATGGTCCCTGTTTTCCTGACCTTACTGTACTCTCGTCTCATTCAGTTCCCTAATGAAGAAGATTCATTCCACAAGTTTGTGTCACCTCAAGAAGTGCTGCCATTCACAGAAG GGGAGATCCTGGCAAAGATCAATGTTCACTGCCCAGTGTTTGACTACGTCCCTCCAGAACTCATTACTCTCTTCATTTCTAACATTGGGGGTAATGCGCCCTCCTATATCTACCGCCTCATGAGTGAGCTCTACCATCCAGATGACTATGAACTCTGA
- the EIF2B2 gene encoding translation initiation factor eIF2B subunit beta isoform X1, which translates to MPGAAERGSELSEQIEAFVARLRGGGERPRSEDTARQTMALLQKIIEHGRWGRAGELMDLIRTEGQRMTAAQPSETTVGNMVRRVLKIIREEYGRLHGRSEESDQQESLHKLLTSGGLSEDFSTPYPLLRANVIEAINELLIELEGTTDNIAMQALEHIHSNEVIMTIGYSRTVEAFLKEAARKRKFQVIVAECAPFCQGHEMAVRLSKENIETTVMSDAAIFAVMSRVNKVIIGTKTILANGALIAVSGTHTLALAAKHHSTPLIVCAPMFKLSPQDNKMVPVFLTLLYSRLIQFPNEEDSFHKFVSPQEVLPFTEGEILAKINVHCPVFDYVPPELITLFISNIGGNAPSYIYRLMSELYHPDDYEL; encoded by the exons ATGCCGGGCGCCGCCGAGCGCGGCTCGGAGCTGTCGGAGCAGATCGAGGCCTTCGTGgcgcggctgcggggcggcggggagcggccgcgCTCCGAGGACACGGCGCGGCAGACGATGGCGCTGCTGCAGAAGATCATCGAGCACGggcggtggggccgggccg GGGAGCTCATGGATCTGATCCGGACAGAGGGCCAGCGGATGACAGCAGCCCAGCCATCTGAGACTACTGTGGGCAACATGGTGCGGCGAGTGCTGAAGATCATTCGGGAGGAGTATGGCAG GCTTCACGGGCGCAGTGAAGAAAGTGACCAGCAAGAATCACTGCACAAACTTCTGACTTCTGGAGGACTGAGCGAAGATTTCAGCACCCCTTATCCTCTCCTTAGAGCTAATGTTATCGAAGCTATTAACGAGCTGCTAATAGAGCTAG AGGGCACCACTGATAACATTGCCATGCAGGCACTGGAGCACATCCACTCCAATGAAGTGATCATGACCATTGGCTACTCGCGCACCGTTGAGGCCTTCCTGAAGGAAGCTGCCCGCAAGCGGAAGTTCCAGGTCATCGTGGCAGAGTGTGCACCTTTCTGCCAG GGTCATGAAATGGCTGTCCGACTATCTAAAGAGAACATTGAAACTACCGTCATGAGTGATGCAGCTATTTTTGCTGTCATGTCTCGAGTCAACAAG GTGATCATTGGTACAAAGACAATCCTGGCCAACGGTGCACTGATTGCTGTGAGTGGGACTCACACTCTGGCACTGGCAGCTAAACACCACTCCACTCCACTCATTGTGTGTGCCCCTATGTTCAAGCTTTCACCACAG GATAACAAGATGGTCCCTGTTTTCCTGACCTTACTGTACTCTCGTCTCATTCAGTTCCCTAATGAAGAAGATTCATTCCACAAGTTTGTGTCACCTCAAGAAGTGCTGCCATTCACAGAAG GGGAGATCCTGGCAAAGATCAATGTTCACTGCCCAGTGTTTGACTACGTCCCTCCAGAACTCATTACTCTCTTCATTTCTAACATTGGGGGTAATGCGCCCTCCTATATCTACCGCCTCATGAGTGAGCTCTACCATCCAGATGACTATGAACTCTGA
- the EIF2B2 gene encoding translation initiation factor eIF2B subunit beta isoform X4, producing the protein MPGAAERGSELSEQIEAFVARLRGGGERPRSEDTARQTMALLQKIIEHGRWGRAGELMDLIRTEGQRMTAAQPSETTVGNMVRRVLKIIREEYGRLHGRSEESDQQESLHKLLTSGGLSEDFSTPYPLLRANVIEAINELLIELEGTTDNIAMQALEHIHSNEVIMTIGYSRTVEAFLKEAARKRKFQVIVAECAPFCQGHEMAVRLSKENIETTVMSDAAIFAVMSRVNKVIIGTKTILANGALIAVSGTHTLALAAKHHSTPLIVCAPMFKLSPQGRSWQRSMFTAQCLTTSLQNSLLSSFLTLGVMRPPISTAS; encoded by the exons ATGCCGGGCGCCGCCGAGCGCGGCTCGGAGCTGTCGGAGCAGATCGAGGCCTTCGTGgcgcggctgcggggcggcggggagcggccgcgCTCCGAGGACACGGCGCGGCAGACGATGGCGCTGCTGCAGAAGATCATCGAGCACGggcggtggggccgggccg GGGAGCTCATGGATCTGATCCGGACAGAGGGCCAGCGGATGACAGCAGCCCAGCCATCTGAGACTACTGTGGGCAACATGGTGCGGCGAGTGCTGAAGATCATTCGGGAGGAGTATGGCAG GCTTCACGGGCGCAGTGAAGAAAGTGACCAGCAAGAATCACTGCACAAACTTCTGACTTCTGGAGGACTGAGCGAAGATTTCAGCACCCCTTATCCTCTCCTTAGAGCTAATGTTATCGAAGCTATTAACGAGCTGCTAATAGAGCTAG AGGGCACCACTGATAACATTGCCATGCAGGCACTGGAGCACATCCACTCCAATGAAGTGATCATGACCATTGGCTACTCGCGCACCGTTGAGGCCTTCCTGAAGGAAGCTGCCCGCAAGCGGAAGTTCCAGGTCATCGTGGCAGAGTGTGCACCTTTCTGCCAG GGTCATGAAATGGCTGTCCGACTATCTAAAGAGAACATTGAAACTACCGTCATGAGTGATGCAGCTATTTTTGCTGTCATGTCTCGAGTCAACAAG GTGATCATTGGTACAAAGACAATCCTGGCCAACGGTGCACTGATTGCTGTGAGTGGGACTCACACTCTGGCACTGGCAGCTAAACACCACTCCACTCCACTCATTGTGTGTGCCCCTATGTTCAAGCTTTCACCACAG GGGAGATCCTGGCAAAGATCAATGTTCACTGCCCAGTGTTTGACTACGTCCCTCCAGAACTCATTACTCTCTTCATTTCTAACATTGGGGGTAATGCGCCCTCCTATATCTACCGCCTCATGA